Proteins encoded in a region of the Cydia splendana chromosome 19, ilCydSple1.2, whole genome shotgun sequence genome:
- the LOC134799921 gene encoding mitochondrial fission process protein 1, with protein MVYDRDFFRDTKVRYLGYANEVGEALRPLISRNAVNLSYKVAGAYVLADTADKSLKMLWREGKISSMILGTGDALIWQGLASIVIPGITINRVVFYAGRALKGRPVSPAVQRFAPVAVGLACIPIIVTPIDRAVSLFMNCTYRLIFGHHY; from the exons ATGGTTTATGATAGGGACTTTTTCCGCGATACTAAGGTGCGGTATTtag GCTATGCCAACGAAGTAGGCGAGGCGCTCCGCCCGCTGATCTCCAGGAATGCGGTGAACCTCAGCTACAAGGTGGCCGGGGCTTATGTGCTCGCTGACACTGCTGACAAGAGTTTGAAGATGTTATGG CGGGAGGGTAAGATCTCAAGCATGATTCTCGGCACCGGCGACGCCCTGATCTGGCAGGGCCTGGCCTCCATCGTCATCCCCGGAATCACCATCAACag GGTCGTCTTCTATGCAGGCCGAGCACTGAAAGGCAGACCGGTGAGTCCGGCGGTGCAGCGGTTTGCCCCGGTTGCAGTCGGTCTGGCCTGCATCCCAATAATAGTTACTCCGATCGACCGGGCTGTTTCCTTGTTCATGAATTGCACATACAGACTTATCTTTGGACACCACTATTAA